The following proteins are co-located in the Diorhabda carinulata isolate Delta chromosome 4, icDioCari1.1, whole genome shotgun sequence genome:
- the LOC130892261 gene encoding uncharacterized protein LOC130892261, which produces MIQLLNKLVIISVWFPISIIVAQKLPENIDKWLRHPCGDDGQELYLDSTLNEALEQLYIFINLLNNTLNTNENYKSDIEYGSSCPNSTHLIWRFTEAKKVRVFYNMLLEMAKLIYNILNTIPNTNQHIKRRIMYTEVLFNLRSVICSFKNILTIERKPRKLPHLKMCFSSDWNESNTILFDLQFLNNLRFFFLKSYNLLINIDRYDKTILTEW; this is translated from the exons ATGATTCAATTATTAA ATAAACTCGTCATAATATCAGTATGGTTCccaatttcaataatagtaGCCCAAAAGCTACCagaaaatatagataaatgGTTAAGACATCCTTGCGGTGATGATGGCCAGGAATTATATTTGGATTCAACCCTCAACGAAGCCCTTGAACAgttgtatatttttatcaacCTTCTAAACAACACACTTAATACAAACGAAAATTATAAATCGGAT aTTGAGTATGGTAGCAGTTGTCCTAATAGTACACACCTTATTTGGCGATTTACTGAAGCAAAAAAA GTACGTGTTTTTTACAACATGCTTCTTGAAATGGCGAAACTTATCTACAACATTCTGAATACTATTCCCAATACCAATCAACATATAAAACGAAGAATTATGTATACGGAAGTACTTTTCAACCTCCGTTCAGTTATTTGCAGCTTTAAAAACATACTAACCATCGAACGGAAGCCCAGAAAATTGCCGcatttaaaaatgtgtttttccaGCGACTGGAACGAATCGAATACAATCCTATTTGATTTACAATTCTTGAATAATTTGcgatttttctttttgaaaagttataatTTACTCATTAATATCGATAGATATGATAAAACCATTTTAACGGAATGGTAG